A stretch of DNA from Carya illinoinensis cultivar Pawnee chromosome 12, C.illinoinensisPawnee_v1, whole genome shotgun sequence:
tcatgttggactccagaagaagtcgctgaaggattgaaatattctcgtggagtttgtcaaccccacaagttttggattgtagtcgctgagaaaatgtgaCAATGGTTGATAATTATTGGGTACTgaaactcacaagctcgtagatagtttcattatctaacttattagtcagatcattattgtattgcattatagtaCCTACGGTAGAGCAGAAACAACTCGTGaacgaggtgtagaatacctcatatattggtcatgagaagattgctgaaccattgcagagtaagaatgtagaaaaagatagcagagtaagaatgcataataattacagaaaagtgaagaagatgagatgcgaatgaagatgagttgaatatctcttttatagagaaaattatgacaaaatatCTCTATTATTTCACAGTATCTCTCGTGAAGTATCTCTTTATAAGAGataagagatgtagcatcatagctctgcggcgcctaaCAGTTACAGAAGAGCTGAAAAATCCTGCGGTACTTGTCTAGTCTAAAAAGCTGGCCATCGTGTTTGTTGAAAAAGGAAGTtagcggcttaattttgatgaattctccactatctattttatttacaagaactccaaaagAGCACAACTCCATAAGAGTAGTGACTTTACTgatcttgaatcaatatggtgaatttATTTACCTAAACATTATCAACTGCAGAGTTGGTACACAATATTGCGATGCATCAATGCAAAGAgctttcactataaagtcttgaagtatttttatatggacaaaattaatctcctgagtactccaatggttacTCGATCATTTAACGAGtagaaagatccatttcgtcATTGTaaagacgatgaagaaatttTTGATCTTGAAGTACCTTATCTCTAGTTCAATTGAAACCctgaatatgtgattattttatcaatatggatcaagtccacaattagttggatatacggatgcatgttatctttcagatccatacaagaagatcattgcaattcataaggagaaaatgtgaaattgatgtcaaccagatacggtcaagtaataatttggcaaatttattcaTTGAATATTACCAACTAcaatatttaagaagattatgctgAACATTAGAATGCGGAaacttgaagacctattatcatgcacttttcaggggaagtaatgtcttgaagatttgtgatgattgtactcttttttcttcgctaaggttttatcccactgggttttcctttacaaggttttaattaggaaaatttaaaacacttggcggtacacatgaatattgtactcttttttctttgccattgttttttttttcccacagggttttttttattaaggttttaacgagacatattctttaaatatggtcattcAAAGGGAGAATATTATAAACAAACTtatattgtatgaccacatttagccgtCATTATTGACCAAGTTTTAGCTTTCAATTAAGATTTTTgtacccctatatatatggagatATTTCTAAGTTCATAAATATAGAAATAAcgattctctctctttttcatgaGTCCACAACAATTTTttcgttttttcttttcatattttgaagcATTTGGGTTTACAGGAGCATATATAATTCCCTAAACTATTAGTTAGTACATAGTAGAGGGGCTGCGTATGGACCCCAGCATCCGGCCCTATCACCCGCTCAACTGTCGGGCAGACAGATCTACCATCAAACCTAAAGATACTTCTTCCAAATTCATACATCAAACCTCCACTAcacatatttaacaaaaataaaaaattataaaaaacacaTAGATCAAACTTGAGATATCCACTGGCTAGTGAGTAGATAGAAGATGACATGCTCTAGGGTTGGGGCCCACGATGAAGGAGGATATGAAGAAGATGAGGAGTCTGgagaaaaaagggggggggggggggggggggttgtgtGTGTGGTGTTTCAtagagaagagaaaaggaaagagatgGGGGAGTTGCTaggcttttttctttccttatacAACCTTATGTCATAGAGACAAATGACGGGAGGGGGATAATTTACCATACAAGGAAACGACATCATTTTGAATCTATAACTCTCTAAATCAACGTCatttcattataaattttttaatatatatatctttatatatataaagagtctAGTAAACAgaaatttgttgttttaacggagttatagtaattttaattattttctgttAATTTTCCATTAAATTTGTCTAGCAATCAAATTTCACTTGTTTCATTGATTGTTGTAAAAGAATATTtataagaaaggaaaataacacTTCCAGCACCAAGCACCTCTTTATATTCATCGCTCTCACTTCGTCTTCCACATGAGAGTTCCTGATGCGCCTCGTCAATGAATTTATGTTATGCGTCAACTAGCATATGCAGTAGAATACAAATACACAACCTCTTTAGAAACTTTGCCAGCCTTTTCATCTCCGCCATTGccacacctctctctctctctgagcttGCAATCGAAGCTTCAATGGCAAAGAGATACTGAGTCGTCTCTCTTCATGTTCAGAACTCTACCTCTTCTATTTGGAACCGATTGCAAGAACATATCTCCAAACATCCCTTTGACACTGCTCTCTATAGAGTATTTACTCCATTTCACTCGTCCATTTCAATGCAAagtatgtttcttttttattgaattaatgTATATTGAGTTCAATTTTTGTAGTTTAGTATTCTTAATCTCCGTGTTGAAACCCTtgattctcttctctctcttagCGACGATCTAGTGAAGGTAATTTATTAAAGATTTGGATACAATATCGCATAACTTTGTTATTTAGATttcaatatctatttattttattcttgcaaaatattcctttttttttttttaatttaagattcaaattttgaatttttcttttgttatcaatttattacatatttttttgttcataGAATCTGTAACTTCTTTAGAGTAATATGTGGCAATTGGGCTGCAAATGTTGATATTGATATGATATTTAGATTTCTATTCATTCTAAACAATGAATTTGGGAGTAAAACTTCGGAATGTGAAGTCGAACAGCTTTGTGGAAGGAGTGAATGACAGAGGAAATACAGACAACGTGTTCTTGGATTGATACTCATCTCTCCTTTATTCAAAGCACCCTCTTGGGACAGAATGGTTGTATAataaggttctttttctgaacCTTTTTGCTAATCATTTGGGTTGGAGAATCTTATTCTTATAcgaaatttaatataattgtagGTGATGTCAAACATACTCTACTTTTATGGCATATGTGGAATGGTGACTGGGTTATTGCTTAAGAGGTACTTCAGCAAGGTATGCCTCTGCTTAAGTTTCCTCCATTGGTTTTCATGTTTTGAGACTTTGGTGGGTAGATAACCAGATTTTAAATAATGGTGGCAGGAAGTTCATGGCTGTGCTTAAATATTAGAGTCAGATATAGTCCAAACATGTAGAAGAGTCAGTCCTCCAGCTTTTCCAatctttccttcattttttcgtttaataatttatttattaattgaaAGATGAGTGAGAATTGTGGTCAAAGGCTGAGCACTTTGTCTGACTTCCATGAcattatgtttccttcaacagTCTTTGAAGGAGAGGCAGAGTTCTAATGTTGGCGATTTTTGGAAGCAATCAATGGGTAAATCCTGTTTTTAGATGGTTTTGCTTTACTTTCCATAGCAAGGGTAAAATCCCTAGAATTTAGTACATAGGGCATGAATGTCTAATTTGAAATCCTTCTATGGTTGAGTGTACTAGAGTGCATCCTCACATATTGTTTTATGGAAGAGGACGGGACCATGCATCCTCAAATATTAATACGTAGACTTTATGTATATTCTCACCCACATAATATATCTTAAATTCTTTATATATCATAACTGTTAGTGTGAGGATTTGCTGTCAACTAGAAAATGTGCTATTGATTATGTGTGCATTGATTGTTTACTGCTTTATAGACGACTGTCTTACATGGGGTTATCTTGCCCTTGTGTAATTGTGTTTTTATAATTGAAGTCCCACATTGAAAAAACGTGATTCACACACATGTGCCTAGAGATATGGAGTAACTCTATTTTTTATGTCTAGCGGGAGACATGACATTACAGAGGGATTGAGAAAACTATAATACCGTTCTCTAATTTTTGTTGGGGATAGCTCTCCATTTCACTCGGAAGCTCTCCACATGACTTCCAATATAGATAGGCGATATAGACTTACAGTGCATTAGTTGAGATATGCAATAGTTCTATCCCATCCTGTTTGATGTTCATATATGGCTAGCGTGAGAATGAGCTTTATTTATTGGGGGTGTGGGGAATATgtaaaaatctagttgcaagtacaaatatatactaatatgtgcactaagttattgtgattagtcaaaaagtaaattttattgaaaataatgttaatttaaattttaaatatgaaggaatcaatATTGGTATGAAGATTAGTACATGACATTActtatacgtagcaaaactcggGGAATATATACTCTGAAAAATTTTAAGGATTATATTTTCTAACTATTCTGGTTTTAGTCTGTAGTAAATTATAAATGGCATGGAGAAACCAagataaaataactatttatcTTGTGATTCTCATCTACTTAATTATCAtctatttgagaaaaaaaatgaaagtgtaattatttatcatctacttAATTATGATTAACTgtcaaattttttatgttagaaattatatatatatatatttttaaaagtattacattattaatcaaaatttttttcttaataaaaataatattaattcataaaaataattatataattaaattagacAAACCTACTTTACACGTTACTttcatctaatatatatatatttatatatacatgtgtgtgGGCCGGATGGATAGATGAAACCAAGGTGGGGCCTAGGCCCAGCTCGGCACCTGCCCCCGCCTTTGTACGTATGTGGGCACCCGCCCATCTTTCCTCCCCTAGTGGAGGCTAGGTACGGGTACCCGACTCAAGCCTATAAACAATTATATGTTATGGTGTGTTTGCTAATTTCTACATTATAGTTGGCATGGCCAAGCTATCAGATCtgaaattaattttaacttATCACTCATGTAAAGAAATCAAGCGCTTGCCTTGCACGTGGCCTCTGCCGAAACCATAACTTTACTAGTTATCATCAGGCACATCATACTTCagattttctcaaactttttgTGAAGATCATATATGTAAAACATAACCATTTACAACATCGTCTCACTCTTGGGTTTTCCTTAGCCATTCACTTTATAAAATAGAGAGATCTGTGACGAACCCAGAACTGTAAGACACAGGCTTAGGATGGACAAGTTCCTTAAAATTTAACTGGTTCGAAATAGTTTGGGATATAAATGATGGACTCAAACAAAGGAAAATTAATGTAACGACTAATTATTTTAGTGTACAAAGCTTGCCTGTGATTTATTATTCGTGCAACACAAATCTCCAATCTCCCAGCTGTAAGGAATTTACATTTTCTGCAGAGATTTCAAACAGGAAAGCACAAACcccaaatgcattctcttggGGGAAAATACAGTGTTGAACCAAAATTTGCTAGCCACGACACTACTAAAACGGGTGCACAAAAGGACTCAAAAGCTCCAATCCATTTACAATGAGGAGAATGCTAAATACTACACTCTCATATCACTTCGACATGGCATTATCCCTCAACacctaatttttatatttaaatttaaaataaaaaaagatctaAGGGTTAATGGACAATGCCATATCAATACAATGATACGGAAGTAGGATTGTAGTGTAAGATATTACATAACTCCTACGAAAAATTGTATGGTAAATACTTGATGATTCAATGTTACTACTTACCAGTAAATCTTGTTCTACTGAAATGATCAATTATATAATCTGAAACTTCTAACACCCCATAATTCTGGGTTTCTTGAAGCTCCTCACTTTTCCAATGGGGCAGAGATAAGAGATAATATGATTTTGGCCCTCGAAACTTTCCGGGTCAGCAACTTCCACCTTGCATCAGCCTCCTTTTTCTCCTGCTGCATTCTCAACTTAAACTGCCTGTCTCATTCCCAGAACATCAACATCAATGACAATCAATGATGAAAATAATGCCGCAATCCATGTGATTGCCATTGCAGATAAAAAAAAAGCACCATGTTAACGACAATCAATGGGACATAGTTCACCAGAAAGAGACTAGTAGGTGGACTTCTGAGACCCAAAATCGTGTATTTATTAAAGCATAGGTACAATGCATTCCAAGTATGATGAGACTCTTTAAATGGTACAGGTCTGACTCTACAAACCCACTAAAGCTACCTCTATTTCATAAAATGGAGTTGTACCTACTAATGACGGTTATATACcatattgaaaaaatttgagGTCCCAAGCAGAAAAAGAGAATAAGCCTAGTATATCCAAACCAAATGGTGCCAAACTTGTGTCGACAATGAACTGTCTGTGGTCTATTGTAATATTCTGATTATGTTGTCCCTTTTTTTTCCTGCAAGGCCCATACGGGGGACCCCAGTTTTGATCAAAGGCTAGTAAAACCTAATAACATTTATAGGAGCAGTATTGTTTGGCCACaaagaattttcatttcaaacataaaattattatcttatcattacaactttttcaaatctccatacaaaatataataaataatttaaatttttttctattttttcaaatcttaaaataataataatattaaaatataatattttaatatttaatcttaaaattcaaaattttcatatgaaaaatctcAGGCCAAGCAGAAAGTTTCATTAGAAATTTTAAGATCTCTAGACAGACGGATCAagattctttcaaattttatatttcaagctttttaatattattatacagTAAAATGAATTATTAGCATTATGTACAGCAAAGGATTAATTACCTACAAAGAGGAACTCTGCAAGAATCAGGCCGGTCACAGATTGATGAGTGCAATCTTAGAAGCTGCCACAACCGCTTGCATCTTAAGCAACTGTCATTTACCCTCTTCTTACACGTGGCAAAATGATGAATCAAGAGCTGGAGACCTTTACATGTGGAGAACTTGCTGCAGGGCCCCTTAATCTTAGTTGGCTCCATGTCATACGGCCCAACAAGCGTGCACCCTCTTGTGCATATGTGTTCTAAACACTCCATTGCCTCACTGAGTTTTAAATACGTTGTCTGATCCTCTTCctgccttcttcttctcttcttccttttaaGCCTCATTTGTACGCAAATGCTCAAAAATTCCGGACGCCTTTCCATCACTGCATGCAGatcaccatcttcatgaagtgCTACCACATCACCTCCTAGATCATAATATGTCAGGACAAGATCAGCATCAGGAGGTAATTTTAAGCGACTGAGGATCTTTGTCCTTAACCCCCAATATACAATATTAATCACGTATTTCGTATATAGCTAGAAGGACCCTCACAAATTGCAAATACTAATTTGTTAAGAATTAATCGGATTGAAGCTATAGCGTCATCATTTGCTGGAATCGAAATATCTGCGAGATCGGGGTCACAATTTGTATCGATTAAACAAATCGTTGGAATTCCTAAAATGATACATTCTCGAAGAGTCGTATATTCTTCTTGCTGATCAACGATTATTACAATATCGGGTAATCCCATCATATATTTAATCCCGCCCAGATATGTTTGCAAGTGAGATAATTGTCTCTTCAACATAGCCGAATCTCGTTTCGGAAGACGGTTGAGTCTCTCTATCTTTTGTTCCGTTCTCAAGTCCCTGAACTTATGAAGTATCGTTTCTGTAGTATACCAATTTGTCAACATACCACCGATCCATTTATTATTAACATAATGACAACGAGCCCTTATTGCAGCCCGTGCTATTGAATCAGCTGCTTTATTTTTGTTACCAACAATTAAGAATTGTTTTCCCCTACTTCCTGCATCAAAAACTAAATTACAAGCTTCTGATAAAAAACGAGCTGTTCTAATAAGATTTATAATATGAATACCTTTACGCTTTGAAGAGATATAAGGTGCCATTCTAGGATTCCATTTACTAGTACCATGACCAAAATGAACTCCTGCTTCCATCATCTCTTCCAAATTGATGTTCCAATATCTTCTTGTCATTTCTCTCCCCAcacttcctctctttttttaaaaaaaaaaaaaaaaaaagagacgaGGTACCctgaaatagaaataaataattgtTCCGATGGAACTTTCTTTTCTACCCCTAATAGATATTAGCCATTGATACATGATTCAAGccattaatttatttctattctatttgttattatctttattactattaccaaataaaaaaaatgaccgCAAATAGTTAAGAATCTGCTCTTAGGAATCATTAAATCCTCGCAATGATTGTTTAGGTGTATCGTATAAATTCtttgaaatgaaaaaatcaaataattcttAGTGGTAGAACAACATATCTCTCATTTTCACCTCGAATAAatcattcttttttgtttccaaaGGAATGTTGTTAGGTTGCCTTGAACGTTGCACTAATCCTTTGAATCCAGTACCAACGGGTACCATCCCCCCGAGAACAACGTTCTCTTTCAAACCTTTCAACCAATCGATGCGACCCTGGAGAGCGGCTTTTGCTAAAACTCTAGCAGTTTCTTGAAAACTCGCTTCGGATATGAAACTTTGAGTATTTAGAGATGCTTTCGTTATTCCCAATAAGATGGCTCGGTAACAGATCGCTTCTTCCAAAGCACGCCCTGTTCGTTCCGCCCGCAACCATTCAATTAGTTCTCCGGGTGAAAAAACATTAGACATTCTATCTTTTGAAACCAACCCTTTTGATGTTATTTGACGCACAATAATCTCTATATGCCGATTATGAATCTGCACCCCCTGAGATCGATAAACTTTTTGGATCTTATTAACCAAAGAGATATGACTTTGTACTATAGTTAGCTCAACACCAATCAAGAATTCCCAAGGAATTCCAAGAATTTTTGCTATGCGCTCGTTCCAACCCTCAATCCTCTTTTCTAGATTCATCGATATTGAATCAATCGAACGAACTTCTAACACTTGTTCCACTTTTGGAAGACCTTGCGTTATATCTCCAGATCTCGACTTTTCATACATAAATGTAACTAACGTATCTCCTTCGTAAAGGATTTCTCCATAATGACCATGAACAGTTGCTCCCAGAGTGGCCAAATAAGGTTTAGCTGATCTTATTACTACAAAGTCAATTTGAACAATCAGAACTTGACCCGATTTTAGGTGCGGTCCGTTTTTCGCTATACATACATTTTCACAAATAAACTGCCCAAGGCTAATTATTGTAGATGGTTCTTCACAATAATTATGATGGAGAAAATGATGATGGAGAAAATGCCAATTCAAATTGAATGGATTCAAAATGGTGTTACTGCATGGATCGGGATTAtaaattctaccattttcatctattaaataatatttaagtaCTTGAAAAGTCTGTTTTAAATTGTCAAGTTGTAAATATTTAGTTACCGAGATCTGATTATAAGTTATTAAATGgtaaaatgaatcaaaattcTTACTTTTAGAGGCTCTTCTTAATCCTAAAGGCCCCAACGAATTCCTAATTGGAATTAGAGTATCTCTTTTCattgattctttttttattccatTGTAATATTTTGCATCGTTGAATGGACCCATTTGAAAACAATTAGATAATGACAAAATTATCAAAGATTGAGAGTCCTTATTCCTATTCAACAACGTACGAATAGTTACTTGATTTTGACTAAGTGATTGTTGAATCCTTGCCTTggaataaatagaataaaatggATTGATATTGTTGGGATCTGACCTCTCATCAAAGATCAATCCTGAACCTGACGGATCTTTCCTTTTTCTGATATACGAAATATAGGATTTTACTAAATCGATTCGCAGGAAATCTCGAATTAGACCATTTGTATTTACTTCAACAAAAGAAGCGTGAGCTTCTTCGACAGAAGAACTTTTTTTGTCTTGGTCCCAATTCAACAATAAACAAGTCCGAACTAATTGAATATTTGTGCCATAAATTCCCCGAATGGGTTTGCCATTTCCATAAAGGATATAATTGACAACTCTAAGTTCCAGATTATCCCTTTCATGCAAAAGATGCTGGGAGAAAAGTGTTACGAAATTTATACCGTCTgctatttcatatatgattaCAGGTCGAGCCAAAACAAAATACTTTTTCTTGTTAGGTGTGATCCATTGGACATAGATCCAATCTTGCAACTTTTTTTTTGAttccttagcatttttttttgcCGTTCTAAGCGGTATAAAGATACCACTGTGTCGGGATATCTTATCCATATTTCCAGGAAAATGGATATCTCCAGAAAAGATTTTAAgttcaatccttttttttttctctccactCGGACCAATCCGCCCGCTCGGCTTCTTATATTTAAAGTGATTCGTGTATCTACTCCAATGAGACTATTGTTCTGTACCATTATGGAAGAAGATTCGGGCAAAATATGTACTTCCTCGGGAATGAAAAAAAATCGATCTATTTTCATTTGGTATTTTGGCTCAAATTCTTTGACTTCTCGATACTCAATCAAATCCTCTTTTTTGAGGATTGAGTGCACTCCTATAGTCCCATATTTAGTAATTCCTGAATTTTTTCTTCTGTATTGAGGATCATCAAAATAAGCAAGAATACTATTTTTGCGAAAAATACCGTTTACGGGTATTTCAATCGAAATACCAGCAGGAGGCATTAGCTCTTTTTCTCGTTCTTGAATCGATTGGAATgggatgatgaatctatttcttcATCTCTTTGCCAATAAATCATAATTTTCGTAGAGAATAGCAGGATATATGAGATTAAAATGACCCGTACATATGATTCGATTAAGTTCTGAATAATCAGGAATCCcgctttctttttttcttttttccaaaaaGATCTGAACTAAAGAATTTTTGTCTTACTTGATCATTGTCTCCTGAAAGACTAGAAATAGATCTTTTTTCAACAGAAAGAGAATTAACGTTAATTTTATCTTGATCCTTTTGAAGCGAAAAAGGGACTACACTAGAGCGGCGCGAACCTCCTGATAATATCCATAAATGACTTGTTTTTGGTAAGAGATGCACATTACTGTATGTAAATTCCGGTGCATGGTATACATCGGTACTCCAGTGCATTTCTCCCTCTGAGTCAGAATAAATATGTTTTCGAACCctttctttaaaattaaaagtatatGTTCCCGCGCGAATCTCAGCAATAACTTGTTCTGATTGTACATATTGATCATTTTGGACTAAAAGAAAACTCTTTGGTGGAATAGTCACGTTGTGTATAATATCTTCACTCTCAATAGTTACATACAAGTCTATCTAACATAGAAAAGCGGGATGCCCATGACGTGTACGTGTAGGATGAACCAAATCCTCATTGAATCTTATTTTTCCATTAGAAGGGGCTCTTATATGTTCTGCAGTACCTCCTGTGAATACTCCGCCGGTATGAAAAGTTCTTAATGTTAGTTGAGTGCCCGGTTCTCCAATAGATTGACCCGCAATAATACCTACAGCTTCTCCCAATTCGACCAGGTCGCCATGAGTAGGACTTCGGCCATAACATAATCGGCAGATCCAAGATGTACTCCTACAAGTAAAGGGGGTTCGAATAGATATTGTTTGTGTTTGAAAGGTGATGAATCGATTGACAAGTCCAATCCCAATATCTTGATTTCTAACGGCAATGCATCGTgggcccatatatatatatcatctgcTAATACACGACCAATTAATGTTTGGATAAAAATTCTTTCCGGCATCATCCCATTTCGAGGACTCACAGAAATACCTCGGATGGTACCACAATCTGTTCTATGTACAACAATGTGTTGAACTACTTCAACAAGTCTGCGTGTAAGATATC
This window harbors:
- the LOC122289741 gene encoding BTB/POZ and TAZ domain-containing protein 1-like, with protein sequence MERRPEFLSICVQMRLKRKKRRRRQEEDQTTYLKLSEAMECLEHICTRGCTLVGPYDMEPTKIKGPCSKFSTCKGLQLLIHHFATCKKRVNDSCLRCKRLWQLLRLHSSICDRPDSCRVPLCRQFKLRMQQEKKEADARWKLLTRKVSRAKIILSLISAPLEK
- the LOC122289740 gene encoding 30S ribosomal protein S2, chloroplastic, whose protein sequence is MTRRYWNINLEEMMEAGVHFGHGTSKWNPRMAPYISSKRKGIHIINLIRTARFLSEACNLVFDAGSRGKQFLIVGNKNKAADSIARAAIRARCHYVNNKWIGGMLTNWYTTETILHKFRDLRTEQKIERLNRLPKRDSAMLKRQLSHLQTYLGGIKYMMGLPDIVIIVDQQEEYTTLRECIILGIPTICLIDTNCDPDLADISIPANDDAIASIRLILNKLVFAICEGPSSYIRNT